The following are encoded together in the Ranitomeya imitator isolate aRanImi1 chromosome 4, aRanImi1.pri, whole genome shotgun sequence genome:
- the LOC138674735 gene encoding uncharacterized protein: MKNSYDIVKSVINELEKMLNTNHRNNLTHQERCSLKRLKSIPDIIFKQADKGGYIGGLSTALQNAVEKPSKLIYEKVASYSSSTSAFFLPPPPPPQPSPLLPPQPSNHLHCRHLNHLTISTAATFTIQPPPLSPPSPSHHLHCCHINHPTTSTVATSTISPSPLLPPSPSNHLHCRHLHYPTTSTAATSAIQPPPLSPPQPSHHLHCCHLHHTKPPLSPPQPSHHLHCCHLHNTKPPLSPPQLSHHLHCCHLHHPTTSTVATFIMPPPSLPPTQPSNHLHCRHLTHPYTSTAATFMIPPPPLLPHQPFNHLHCRHLNHLTISTAAIFTIQPPPLSPPSPSHHLHCRQLNHPTTFPVATSTIHTPPLLPPSPSHHVHHPTTSTLATFTIPPPQPSNHLHCRHLNHPYTSTTATFTIPPPSPSKHLYCPQLNHPTTTTATFTIPPLRLLPLLLSHHLHCCHLNHPTTSTAATLTIPPPPLPLLPSHHLHSCHLYHPTTSTVYTSTIPPLPLSPSHHLKHPNTSTSTTSPLPSPPLPPPQPSNRLHCCHINHPTTITIPPPPVITSTISPSPLLPPSPSHDLRCRHLLHPITSTVATSTIPTPPLLPLSPSNHLHYRHLHHPTTSTAANSTIQPRPLSPPQPSIHLHCCHLHNLTTFTSHHLHCRHLNHTTTSTAAILTIQPPPLSPPSPSHHLHCRQLNHPTTSTVTTSTIHTPPLLPPSPSHHLHHPTTSTVATFTIPPPPLPPTQPSNQQMTWLPKPSMIVETSH, from the coding sequence CTTCATACTCCTCATCCACTTCTGCTTTCTTCCTACCACCACCACCTCCACCTCAACCATCTCCACTGCTGCCACCTCAACCATCCAACCACCTCCACTGTCGCCACCTCAACCATCTCACCATCTCCACTGCTGCCACCTTCACCATCCAACCACCTCCACTGTCGCCACCTTCACCATCCCACCACCTCCACTGCTGCCACATCAACCATCCAACCACCTCCACTGTCGCCACCTCAACCATATCACCATCTCCACTGCTGCCACCTTCACCATCCAACCACCTCCACTGTCGCCACCTTCACTATCCAACCACCTCCACTGCTGCCACATCAGCCATCCAACCACCTCCACTGTCGCCACCACAACCATCTCACCATCTCCACTGCTGCCATCTTCACCATACCAAACCTCCGCTGTCGCCACCTCAACCATCTCACCATCTCCACTGCTGCCATCTTCACAATACCAAACCTCCACTGTCGCCACCTCAACTATCCCACCACCTCCACTGCTGCCACCTTCACCATCCAACCACCTCCACTGTCGCCACCTTCATCATGCCACCACCTTCACTGCCGCCAACTCAACCATCCAACCACCTCCACTGTCGCCACCTCACCCATCCATACACCTCCACTGCTGCCACCTTCATGATCCCACCACCTCCACTGCTGCCACATCAACCATTCAACCACCTCCACTGTCGCCACCTCAACCATCTCACCATCTCCACTGCTGCCATCTTCACCATCCAACCACCTCCACTGTCGCCACCTTCACCATCCCACCACCTCCACTGCCGCCAACTCAACCATCCAACCACTTTCCCTGTCGCCACCTCAACCATCCATACACCTCCACTGTTGCCACCTTCACCATCCCaccacgttcaccatccaaccaccTCCACTCTCGCCACCTTCACCATCCCACCACCTCAACCTTCCAACCACCTCCACTGTCGCCACCTCAACCATCCATACACCTCCACTACTGCCACCTTCACCATTCCACCACCTTCACCATCCAAGCACCTCTACTGTCCCCAACTTAACCATCCAACCACCACAACTGCCACCTTCACCATCCCACCACTTCGACTGCTGCCACTTCTACTATCCCACCACCTCCACTGTTGCCACCTCAACCATCCCACCACCTCCACTGCTGCCACCTTAACCATCCCACCACCTCCACTGCCACTTCTACCatcccaccacctccactcttgCCACCTCTACCATCCCACCACCTCCACTGTTTACACCTCAACCATCCCACCACTTCCACTGTCACCATCCCACCATCTCAAACATCCTAACACCTCCACTTCTACTACTTCTCCCCTCCCAtcacctccactgccaccacctcaACCATCCAACCGCCTCCACTGTTGCCACATCAACCATCCAACCACCATCACCATCCCACCTCCTCCAGTCATCACCTCAACCATTTCACCATCTCCACTGCTGCCACCTTCACCATCCCACGACCTCCGCTGTCGCCACCTTCTCCATCCCATCACCTCCACTGTCGCCACCTCAACCATCCCAACACCTCCACTGCTGCCACTCTCACCATCCAACCACCTCCACTATCGCCACCTTCACCATCCCACCACCTCCACTGCTGCCAACTCAACCATCCAACCACGTCCACTGTCACCACCTCAACCATCCATACACCTCCACTGCTGCCACCTTCACAATCTCACCACCTTCACATCCCATCACCTCCACTGTCGCCACCTCAACCATACCACCACCTCCACTGCTGCCATACTCACCATCCAACCACCTCCACTGTCGCCACCTTCACCATCCCACCACCTCCACTGCCGCCAACTCAACCATCCAACCACCTCCACTGTCACCACCTCAACCATCCATACACCTCCACTGCTGCCACCTTCACCATCTCACCACCTTCACCATCCAACCACCTCCACTGTCGCCACCTTCACCATCCCACCACCTCCACTGCCGCCAACTCAACCATccaaccagcagatgacatggctccccaaaccatcaatgattgtggagaCATCACACTAG